One stretch of Raphanus sativus cultivar WK10039 unplaced genomic scaffold, ASM80110v3 Scaffold2363, whole genome shotgun sequence DNA includes these proteins:
- the LOC130505552 gene encoding non-specific phospholipase C1-like: LLITYDEHGGFYDHVPTPVKDVPNPDGIIGPGPFYFGFDRLGVRVPTFLISPWIEKGTVIHEPEGPTPHSQYEHSSIPATVKKLFNLKSHFLTKRDAWAGTFEKYFCIRDSLRQDCPEKLAEVERSLRPWGAKEDAKLSEFQVELIQLASQLVGDHLLNSYPDIGKNMTVREGNKYAEDAVEKFLEAGKAALKAGADENTIVTMRPSLTTRTSPSEGTNKYI; encoded by the exons TTGCTTATTACTTATGATGAGCACGGTGGGTTTTATGATCACGTGCCCACGCCGGTTAAAGATGTGCCGAATCCTGATGGGATTATTGGACCGGGCCCGTTTTATTTCGGGTTTGATCGGTTGGGTGTTCGGGTTCCTACTTTCCTTATCTCTCCTTGGATCGAGAAGGGCACTG TGATACATGAACCTGAGGGTCCTACACCACATTCACAGTACGAGCATTCTTCTATACCAGCAACTGTGAAGAAACTCTTCAACCTTAAATCTCACTTCCTTACCAAGAGAGATGCATGGGCTGGTACATTTGAGAAATACTTCTGTATCCGTGACTCTCTTCGCCAAGATTGTCCAG AGAAACTAGCAGAAGTTGAACGATCACTAAGGCCATGGGGAGCAAAAGAAGACGCAAAGCTCTCAGAGTTCCAGGTGGAGCTGATCCAGCTCGCTTCCCAGCTCGTTGGAGACCATCTGCTGAACTCATATCCAGAcattgggaagaacatgacAGTACGTGAAGGCAACAAATACGCAGAGGATGCTGTTGAGAAGTTTTTAGAAGCTGGTAAGGCTGCACTGAAAGCAGGAGCAGACGAGAACACCATAGTCACTATGAGGCCGTCTCTGACTACCAGGACCAGTCCCAGTGAAGGGACCAACaagtatatttaa